In the genome of Cygnus olor isolate bCygOlo1 chromosome Z, bCygOlo1.pri.v2, whole genome shotgun sequence, one region contains:
- the MUSK gene encoding muscle, skeletal receptor tyrosine-protein kinase isoform X2: MEENSQRGIYKPGLMLLALPECNRLPSLHQDPSACTRIPFFGTCYSGNGQFYQGWVNVTASGIPCQKWSEQAPHLHRRTPQVFPELSDAENYCRNPGGENERPWCYTKDPSVTWEYCSVSPCGDASLSLGTRKPNGEFPNLPPPPSFSATYSMTVIISIISSFALIVILGIVMLVCCRQRKQWKNKKRESETPTLTTLPSELLLDRLHPNPMYQRMPLLLNPKLLSLEYPRNNIEYVRDIGEGAFGRVFQARAPGLLPYEPFTMVAVKMLKEEASADMQADFQREAALMAEFDNPNIVKLLGVCAVGKPMCLLFEYMAYGDLNEYLRDRSPRNLCSLAQQGGLEVRVCLPSPLALCCTSQLCIAKQVAAGMAYLSERKFVHRDLATRNCLVGENMVVKIADFGLSRNMYSADYYKANENDAIPIRWMPPESIFYNRYTTESDVWAYGVVLWEIFSYGMQPYYGMAHEEVIYYVRDGNVLSCPDNCPLELYNLMRLCWSKLPSDRPSFASIHRILERMYERAVASLQV, encoded by the exons ATGGAGGAAAACTCTCAGAGGGGGATCTACAAGCCGGGGCTGATGCTGCTCGCTCTTCCCGAGTGCAACAGGCTCCCCAGCCTGCACCAGGACCCCAGTGCCTGCACCCGCATCCCTTTCTTCG GGACTTGCTACAGTGGCAATGGCCAGTTTTACCAGGGCTGGGTCAACGTCACGGCCTCTGGCATCCCCTGCCAGAAGTGGAGCGAGCAG GCTCCCCACTTGCACAGAAGGACTCCTCAGGTCTTCCCCGAGCTGTCTGATGCCGAGAACTACTGCCGCAACCCAGGAGGTGAAAACGAGCGTCCCTGGTGCTACACTAAAGACCCATCTGTGACTTGGGAATACTGCAGCGTATCTCCCTGTGGAGATG CATCCTTATCACTAGGAACAAGAAAACCAAATGGAGAGTTTCCAAACCTCCCCCCTCCTCCATCCTTTTCCGCTACATACTCCATGACTGTTATCATCTCCATCATCTCCAGCTTTGCCCTTATCGTGATCCTCGGCATTGTCATGCTCGTTTGCTGCCGTCAACgaaagcaatggaaaaacaaaaaaag AGAGTCAGAAACACCGACGCTCACCACTCTGCCCTCCGAACTCCTCCTGGACCGGCTGCACCCCAACCCCATGTACCAGCGGATGCCACTTCTCCTTAATCCGAAACTACTCAGCCTGGAGTATCCCAGGAACAATATTGAATACGTGAGAGATATTGGGGAAGGAGCATTTGGGAGAGTCTTCCAAGCAAG ggccccggggctgctgccgTACGAGCCTTTCACCATGGTGGCAGTGAAAATGCTGAAGGAGGAAGCATCCGCGGACATGCAGGCCGACTTCCAGAGGGAGGCAGCCCTCATGGCCGAATTTGACAACCCGAACATTGTCAAGCTTTTAG GTGTGTGCGCTGTTGGGAAACCCATGTGCCTGCTGTTCGAGTACATGGCCTACGGGGATCTCAACGAGTACCTGCGCGACCGCTCGCCCCGCAACCTCTGCAGCCTGGCTCAGCAGGGCGGCCTGGAGGTGCGGGtctgcctccccagccccctggcGCTGTGCTGCACCAGCCAGCTCTGCATTGCCAAGCAGGTGGCCGCGGGCATGGCCTACCTCTCCGAGCGCAAGTTTGTCCACCGGGACTTGGCCACCAGGAACTGCCTGGTGGGGGAGAACATGGTGGTCAAAATCGCCGACTTCGGCCTCTCGAGGAACATGTATTCGGCCGACTACTACAAAGCCAACGAGAACGACGCTATCCCCATCCGCTGGATGCCCCCCGAGTCCATCTTCTACAACCGGTACACCACAGAGTCCGACGTGTGGGCCTACGGGGTGGTGCTGTGGGAGATCTTCTCCTACGGCATGCAGCCCTACTACGGGATGGCTCACGAGGAGGTCATCTACTACGTGAGGGACGGGAACGTCCTCTCCTGCCCAGACAATTGCCCTCTGGAGCTCTACAACCTGATGCGCCTCTGCTGGAGCAAGCTGCCCTCCGACCGCCCGAGCTTTGCCAGCATCCACCGCATCCTGGAGCGCATGTACGAGAGGGCTGTGGCCTCCCTGCAGGTCTGA